One window of the Dendropsophus ebraccatus isolate aDenEbr1 chromosome 12, aDenEbr1.pat, whole genome shotgun sequence genome contains the following:
- the LOC138769227 gene encoding galactoside alpha-(1,2)-fucosyltransferase 2-like isoform X2 — translation MYCEDRKNAAVIEFQYRGIRFFIDESLVPSRIKERYQTKMELPNKKKKLFLFGCLFMSVLTFFVLYRLQQRIEFLTFSGNVPISLICPKEENNLFDESDNNENEIVARCKQSGIWTIKPDGRLGNQIGEYAALYALAKANRRRAFILQEMHNYLSPIFKISLPVLQDSVAKRVPFKEYWIHDWMSEEYNHIDESFIKLTGFPCSWTFFHHLREDILREFTIHDYLKAEANQVLESIKGSRKNVTYIGVHVRRGDYVNVMPNVWKGVVADRGYLKKAMNYFRNKYEEPVFVVTSNGMKWCKQNIDNSRGDVYFSGDGYESTPGKDFALLVGCNHTIMTIGTFGFWASYLVGGETIYLTNFTLPESEFLKLFHYDAAFLPEWIGIPADLSPLLH, via the coding sequence gtATTCGATTTTTTATCGATGAATCACTCGTACCATCCCGAATTAAAGAGAGATACCAGACAAAGATGGAGTTACCCAACAAGAAGAAGAAACTTTTTCTCTTTGGCTGTCTGTTTATGTCAGTCCTTACATTCTTTGTATTATACCGATTACAACAACGTATAGAATTTTTGACATTTTCCGGTAATGTGCCTATATCTTTAATATGTCCAAAAGAAGAAAACAATCTTTTCGACGAATCAGACAATAATGAAAACGAGATAGTAGCTAGATGTAAACAGTCAGGAATATGGACTATAAAACCGGATGGTCGGTTGGGAAATCAGATTGGTGAATATGCTGCATTATATGCCCTGGCCAAAGCAAATAGACGTCGGGCTTTCATACTTCAAGAAATGCATAACTACCTATCACCAATATTTAAGATCTCGCTGCCAGTTTTACAAGACAGTGTTGCCAAGCGTGTCCCATTTAAGGAATACTGGATACATGACTGGATGTCAGAAGAATATAATCACATTGACGAGAGTTTTATCAAACTGACAGGCTTTCCTTGCTCCTGGACATTTTTTCATCATCTTCGGGAGGACATTCTAAGAGAATTTACAATCCATGACTATCTCAAGGCTGAGGCCAACCAAGTTTTGGAAAGCATCAAGGGTTCTCGAAAAAACGTCACCTACATAGGGGTCCACGTCCGAAGAGGCGATTATGTTAACGTTATGCCAAATGTTTGGAAAGGTGTGGTCGCAGACAGAGGTTATTTAAAGAAAGCCATGAATTATTTCCGAAATAAATATGAAGAGCCGGTTTTTGTAGTGACTAGTAATGGAATGAAATGGTGTAAGCAGAACATTGATAATTCCAGGGGAGATGTCTACTTTTCAGGGGACGGCTATGAGTCAACTCCAGGCAAGGATTTTGCACTTTTGGTTGGTTGTAACCATACCATTATGACTATTGGGACATTTGGCTTTTGGGCAAGTTACCTGGTTGGCGGAGAAACTATTTACCTCACTAACTTTACACTTCCTGAATCGGAATTCTTGAAACTTTTTCATTACGATGCTGCATTCTTACCAGAATGGATAGGGATTCCAGCTGACCTATCTCCACTACTGCACTAA
- the LOC138769227 gene encoding galactoside alpha-(1,2)-fucosyltransferase 2-like isoform X1 has product MWKRKLLKLLRMPLKCKLQHKGIRFFIDESLVPSRIKERYQTKMELPNKKKKLFLFGCLFMSVLTFFVLYRLQQRIEFLTFSGNVPISLICPKEENNLFDESDNNENEIVARCKQSGIWTIKPDGRLGNQIGEYAALYALAKANRRRAFILQEMHNYLSPIFKISLPVLQDSVAKRVPFKEYWIHDWMSEEYNHIDESFIKLTGFPCSWTFFHHLREDILREFTIHDYLKAEANQVLESIKGSRKNVTYIGVHVRRGDYVNVMPNVWKGVVADRGYLKKAMNYFRNKYEEPVFVVTSNGMKWCKQNIDNSRGDVYFSGDGYESTPGKDFALLVGCNHTIMTIGTFGFWASYLVGGETIYLTNFTLPESEFLKLFHYDAAFLPEWIGIPADLSPLLH; this is encoded by the coding sequence gtATTCGATTTTTTATCGATGAATCACTCGTACCATCCCGAATTAAAGAGAGATACCAGACAAAGATGGAGTTACCCAACAAGAAGAAGAAACTTTTTCTCTTTGGCTGTCTGTTTATGTCAGTCCTTACATTCTTTGTATTATACCGATTACAACAACGTATAGAATTTTTGACATTTTCCGGTAATGTGCCTATATCTTTAATATGTCCAAAAGAAGAAAACAATCTTTTCGACGAATCAGACAATAATGAAAACGAGATAGTAGCTAGATGTAAACAGTCAGGAATATGGACTATAAAACCGGATGGTCGGTTGGGAAATCAGATTGGTGAATATGCTGCATTATATGCCCTGGCCAAAGCAAATAGACGTCGGGCTTTCATACTTCAAGAAATGCATAACTACCTATCACCAATATTTAAGATCTCGCTGCCAGTTTTACAAGACAGTGTTGCCAAGCGTGTCCCATTTAAGGAATACTGGATACATGACTGGATGTCAGAAGAATATAATCACATTGACGAGAGTTTTATCAAACTGACAGGCTTTCCTTGCTCCTGGACATTTTTTCATCATCTTCGGGAGGACATTCTAAGAGAATTTACAATCCATGACTATCTCAAGGCTGAGGCCAACCAAGTTTTGGAAAGCATCAAGGGTTCTCGAAAAAACGTCACCTACATAGGGGTCCACGTCCGAAGAGGCGATTATGTTAACGTTATGCCAAATGTTTGGAAAGGTGTGGTCGCAGACAGAGGTTATTTAAAGAAAGCCATGAATTATTTCCGAAATAAATATGAAGAGCCGGTTTTTGTAGTGACTAGTAATGGAATGAAATGGTGTAAGCAGAACATTGATAATTCCAGGGGAGATGTCTACTTTTCAGGGGACGGCTATGAGTCAACTCCAGGCAAGGATTTTGCACTTTTGGTTGGTTGTAACCATACCATTATGACTATTGGGACATTTGGCTTTTGGGCAAGTTACCTGGTTGGCGGAGAAACTATTTACCTCACTAACTTTACACTTCCTGAATCGGAATTCTTGAAACTTTTTCATTACGATGCTGCATTCTTACCAGAATGGATAGGGATTCCAGCTGACCTATCTCCACTACTGCACTAA
- the LOC138769227 gene encoding galactoside alpha-(1,2)-fucosyltransferase 2-like isoform X3, with product MELPNKKKKLFLFGCLFMSVLTFFVLYRLQQRIEFLTFSGNVPISLICPKEENNLFDESDNNENEIVARCKQSGIWTIKPDGRLGNQIGEYAALYALAKANRRRAFILQEMHNYLSPIFKISLPVLQDSVAKRVPFKEYWIHDWMSEEYNHIDESFIKLTGFPCSWTFFHHLREDILREFTIHDYLKAEANQVLESIKGSRKNVTYIGVHVRRGDYVNVMPNVWKGVVADRGYLKKAMNYFRNKYEEPVFVVTSNGMKWCKQNIDNSRGDVYFSGDGYESTPGKDFALLVGCNHTIMTIGTFGFWASYLVGGETIYLTNFTLPESEFLKLFHYDAAFLPEWIGIPADLSPLLH from the coding sequence ATGGAGTTACCCAACAAGAAGAAGAAACTTTTTCTCTTTGGCTGTCTGTTTATGTCAGTCCTTACATTCTTTGTATTATACCGATTACAACAACGTATAGAATTTTTGACATTTTCCGGTAATGTGCCTATATCTTTAATATGTCCAAAAGAAGAAAACAATCTTTTCGACGAATCAGACAATAATGAAAACGAGATAGTAGCTAGATGTAAACAGTCAGGAATATGGACTATAAAACCGGATGGTCGGTTGGGAAATCAGATTGGTGAATATGCTGCATTATATGCCCTGGCCAAAGCAAATAGACGTCGGGCTTTCATACTTCAAGAAATGCATAACTACCTATCACCAATATTTAAGATCTCGCTGCCAGTTTTACAAGACAGTGTTGCCAAGCGTGTCCCATTTAAGGAATACTGGATACATGACTGGATGTCAGAAGAATATAATCACATTGACGAGAGTTTTATCAAACTGACAGGCTTTCCTTGCTCCTGGACATTTTTTCATCATCTTCGGGAGGACATTCTAAGAGAATTTACAATCCATGACTATCTCAAGGCTGAGGCCAACCAAGTTTTGGAAAGCATCAAGGGTTCTCGAAAAAACGTCACCTACATAGGGGTCCACGTCCGAAGAGGCGATTATGTTAACGTTATGCCAAATGTTTGGAAAGGTGTGGTCGCAGACAGAGGTTATTTAAAGAAAGCCATGAATTATTTCCGAAATAAATATGAAGAGCCGGTTTTTGTAGTGACTAGTAATGGAATGAAATGGTGTAAGCAGAACATTGATAATTCCAGGGGAGATGTCTACTTTTCAGGGGACGGCTATGAGTCAACTCCAGGCAAGGATTTTGCACTTTTGGTTGGTTGTAACCATACCATTATGACTATTGGGACATTTGGCTTTTGGGCAAGTTACCTGGTTGGCGGAGAAACTATTTACCTCACTAACTTTACACTTCCTGAATCGGAATTCTTGAAACTTTTTCATTACGATGCTGCATTCTTACCAGAATGGATAGGGATTCCAGCTGACCTATCTCCACTACTGCACTAA
- the LOC138769601 gene encoding uncharacterized protein, with amino-acid sequence MEAFDNLLSILTPHLQRQDTYMRKSIPPVGRLLITLRFLATGESYVSLHLQFRVGTSTISGIVSCTCAVIWEHLQPIVMPSPTREIWLQSAAGFQSVANFPNCIGAVDGKHIRVKQPPRSGSQYFNYKKFFSVVLIAVVDSTYRFLAIDVGSYGSTGDSRALLRSEFGRRILLDHVTLPPPTPLPGTTHPAPFVMVGDQAFPLLNNLLRPYPRRGLDERGRLFNRRLSRARNFVECAFGIMTSQWRVFTTALQLKLATVDMVIKAACVLHNYLRDYAPTPEVNVETLPAFSAPINYGQGRQLNRGIVVRNLFADYFMTPEGAVPVPLSQPPL; translated from the exons atggaggcctttgataatttactttccattttgaccccacatctccagagacaggacacctacatgcggaaatccatccctcctgtgggacgtctgctcataacgttaag attcttggcgacaggggagagttatgtatcgttgcacctccaattcagggttggtacgtccaccatctctggaattgtgagttgcacgtgcgccgtgatctgggagcatttgcagcccatcgtgatgcccagtccgacccgggagatttggttgcagtcagcagcaggctttcagtctgtggccaatttccccaactgtataggggcggttgatggtaagcacatacgtgtgaagcaaccaccgcgatcaggatcacagtatttcaattataagaaatttttttctgtggtcctgatcgcggttgttgattccacgtatcgtttccttgccatcgacgtcggctcctatggcagtactggggactcccgggcgctactgagatcagagtttgggcggcgcatactcttagatcacgtgactctacctcctcccactcctcttccgggtaccacgcatcccgctccattcgtcatggtaggggatcaagccttccctttactgaacaacctgctgcgcccttacccacggagagggctggatgaacgggggagactatttaaccggaggctgagccgggcacgtaacttcgtggagtgcgccttcgggatcatgactagtcagtggagagtgtttaccactgccctgcagttgaaattggccacagttgacatggtcattaaagctgcctgtgttctccacaactaccttcgggactatgctcccaccccggaggtgaacgtggagacactgccagcttttagtgcccctatcaactatggccaagggagacaactcaaccgcgggatagtggtcaggaacctctttgctgactacttcatgactcctgaaggcgccgtgcccgtgcccctttcacagcctcccttatga